GATGCTTATTCAAATGTAAAGGGATGGAATCAGAATTGTGAAAGTGGAAACTTCATTTCATCAATGGATGGAAACTGTACGTTTCATGCTGATGAGGTTCATATTAATCAGGCAGCATTGGGGCTTCCAATGTCAACTGAGTTGAATTCTTCCTGCAAAGAACTTGTTAATCAATTGAAGGATGAAACGATGGATTCACTGGTTGAATCAAGTAGTGGCCCATGGCAATCTATCAAGGAGGAAAACATGTTTCTTCCATCTGAAAGAACTTTTCATTCGGAAGATACAGTTTGTGGAACATCCAGCAGACCTTCCAGTGATTGCAGGTACCAGAATTTATATATAACTGACCAATATTCTCCCAATGGTCATTCATCTAATTTAAGCAATCAGCCTTTGGTTTTAATCAAGGATGTTGGAGATCGTAAATTGACTATATGTAAGGGTCATATAGATCACCCACAAGTCAGCCCTGAATCAACTCACAGTAATTTGATAGATAAGGCCCATGTGGAGGATGATCCAGATATCTGTATAATTGAAGATATGAGTCATCCAGCCCCGTCAAACCGATCTCTTATGGTTGGAAATTCGTTTGTTGCTTCACAAGGTTGTTCTATAGTCAGTGGTTCTTCCACTTATGTGGGATTAGGAAGCATGAGACATAAGGCAAAAGACATGGACATCTTAAAAGTTGCATTACAGGTTAGTCCtgtttagtttttgtttctgCAAATCCTAACATGTGTGGAAACAATGTCCTTGAATGTAAATGAAAATCTATTCCTAGAGTTTTTAAACAATTGCTCACTCAAACTTGTTTCATCTATTGTTGATTTTCTTAATACTTTTTAATGGATCCTCTACATTGCTGTAAAGTGTGGAAGTACGTTGTTCGAAGCAGGTTTaatcagaagaaaaaaatctgTAGCTGAATAATGTAATTGTTTGGGACCCCCTCTTTTGTGATTTCATCAATCAACGAAGGTGTTACATTGTAAAAAAGCAAATAGGATGATGATATCCGGTCATGACTTTGTTCACTAGTTTCATAATTTGCCCCTTACATGCTAAACAGTATTTAGGTTTGGCTAGCAGATGCTTGTGAGTTATGCCCTGGACAcatattgttaatttttttaatgttacaaCACAAATGTGGGTGTGAAGTTTCTAACACATGACCTTTTGGAGGAAGCAGACATGCTGATTTCGTACCCATTCTTCTTCCTGTTTTTCAgacaaataaaacatatatttaatggTCACCTACAAGGGTGACCTGCAGTCGATTTATTCTTGCAACGCAGACTTAGAGTTTGTAGTTAATTATTATATGTCATTCTCACTGTATCTATTGTTTTTGTGTACTTTCTTGTTTGTATTTTGGGTTGGTATTCTTATAGTAAAAGTTAAGACTTCAATGTAGTTCTGCATCATTCTCTGATGAGTTTGTTTATATGACGGAGAAGTTGATAAGACTCAGGTTATCGAGCTTTGCAGGATCTTTCTCAGCCAAAATCAGAAACTAGTCCACCTGATGGTGCTTTAGAAGTTCCTCTATTAAGGCATCaggttctttgttcttttatcAACACAGCCTTTCCTTAtctgcatatatatatatatatatatattataataagttgttttattattaacttTATCTGATATCTGGACAGAGAATTGCTTTGTCATGGATGGTTCAGAAGGAGACATCTAGTATGCCCTGCGCAGGGGGGATTCTTGCTGATGATCAGGTTTCATCTCTTAGAGTTTGTTTAATATCTAGAGGtacatgaaattttattttctcctctGTACTGAAAACGGTGAGTCACTTGCAGGGATTGGGGAAAACAATATCAACGATTGCTCTAATACTAACGGAAAGGCCTCCTCCTATTATTGCTTGCCCTAATGTTAGACATGAGTTGGAAACTTTAAATTtggatgaagatgatgatataCTTTCTGAGCATGATAGACCAAAACAAGAATTCTCTCATCAAGTTTCACCAAGTAAAAATGCAACAATATGCAAGAACACTTCAGTACAAGCGAAAGGCAGGCCAGCAGCTGGAACTCTTGTTGTTTGTCCAACAAGTGTTTTGAGGCAATGGGCTGATGAATTGCATAATAAGGTTTCTAGTAAAACTAATCTGTCTGTGCTTGTATACCATGGAAGTAATCGAACCAAGGACCCATGTGAGCTGGCCAAATATGATGTTGTTCTAACAACCTACTCAATTGTGAGCATGGAGGTACCAAAACAGTCTGCTGTTGATGAGGAGGATGATGAGAAACACAATACAGAGGATCAAGTTATTCTACCCATGCAATTTCCTTCAagcaagaaaaggaaaaacttctCTGGTTCTGATAAGAAACATTCAAAAAACAAGAAGGGAATGgataatgaaacttttgagtCAGTTGCCCGCCCTCTTGCAAAAGTGAGATGGTTCCGAGTTGTACTGGATGAGGCACAGAGTATAAAGAATCACAAGACACAGGTTGCAAGGGCCTGCTGGGGTCTGCGAGCAAAACGTAGATGGTGCTTGTCAGGAACTCCTATTCAAAATGCTATTGATGATCTTTATAGCTATTTTAGGTTTCTCAAATATGATCCCTATGCTGCATATAAGTCATTTTGTTTATCAATTAAGGTGCCAATCAACAAGAATCCATCCAAAGGGTACAAGAAACTTCAAGCCATTTTAAAGACAATAATGTTACGTCGCACAAAAGGTGAGATTGTTTGAAACTTCTGTTTATCAATTACATGCAGTTCAAGTTTGgaattaaatacaataatgcGTTGTCTTTGGTTTTCTTCAAAAGTTCAacacttctttttcttatcgCTACTTTTAAACTTGACTGAAGAACTGGATTTATAATTTTCCTTTAGGGTGGGAGGATCTCTCCTTGGCTATGGTTTGATTTACGTGGcctcttcatttattttatagattATAATATAGTTAATAGTCTTTCTGATTTTTGGCGCCTTGCTGATGTTTGGGAAATTCTCCAGTTGTACATACaggcatttttttaaaaaaatttatcttaaaatggaaaaaactTGATGGTGCTCTTGAATCATGGAaaactttgttttctttgcatTTGCACGTTTTTTAGTGTTATATGAGCTTACCAATTTTTACTTGAACCGCTCTATGGTACTTGTGGTGTAGGCACACTTCTTGATGGGCAACCCATTGTTACGTTGCCACCTAAACAAGTGGAACTAAAAAAAGTGGATTTTACTGAGGAAGAACGTGATTTCTACTCTAAGTTGGAGGCTGACTCAAGGGCTCAGTATGAAGTATGTTTTTTTCAAAAGGAATTATTTATATTGTGTTTTGTATTCCTTGTATGCATGGAACTTCAGCTACAATATCTAATTACCTCTTGCTCCTTTCTATCATTACTAAGTAAGAATCTTATCCAGGAATATGCAGCAGCCGGAACtgttaaacaaaattatgttAACATCTTATTGATGCTTTTGCGCCTTCGACAAGCTTGTGATCACCCTCTTCTCGTTAAACCTTATGACTCCAAATCTTTATGGAGATCTTCAGTTGATGTGGCCAAGAAGCTTCCTCGGGATAAACAGATTTACCTACTGAGTTGTTTGGAAGCATCATTGGCTATTTGTGGCATCTGTAATGTATATCATctatccatttatttattttttatgtgaaATTTTCTTGTGGACTTTTACTGTATGTTAACATGGTTTAGTGCATGTCAATTAAGTACcacaatgaagaaaataattgaacaGCTTTGGTTATCTTTTGCTTAATATACTAATTACAAGGCATGAAATTTAATGCCACCTTTTAGCTCTTTTAATTGTTGAACATAAATTGAGATACTCTGTACCGTTGTTGTTCAATATGTGGCTTTCTCACCTCAAAAACCTCCGCTTGGGCTCTGCATGATGCTTTCTATATAATGTAAGAGATGTATGACATGTTTACAATATAATACTCATGTGTAAAGGAGCTTTTTGGTTTCCTTTTGTGTCTTCGTCATTTCTGACATTTTTGCAATTCCACTTTTATCTTCTCATTATTTTAACCAGAAGTTTTC
This sequence is a window from Cucurbita pepo subsp. pepo cultivar mu-cu-16 chromosome LG19, ASM280686v2, whole genome shotgun sequence. Protein-coding genes within it:
- the LOC111781385 gene encoding helicase-like transcription factor CHR28, with the translated sequence MIMLMADEGSNFPLQYGADDFGGDTSIDYEALFHMLNEDLDPSQNPPEDLSPNNVSTGQPRFDASNQENSQVKNDISHGFTEDIDVTLRNHGSLDGKGTEILRSSENNSSASVELPSFDVEHTSKEVIPNESSMNQSFDFVTDLTDPYSDMPHWMNIVEQPFLDSSQYFFPSDFDSQVVSGNGGMTINMMHEGDFPSNSLCSSNTMNLYAQGAADHKSVSRESVSKDLIILDAYSNVKGWNQNCESGNFISSMDGNCTFHADEVHINQAALGLPMSTELNSSCKELVNQLKDETMDSLVESSSGPWQSIKEENMFLPSERTFHSEDTVCGTSSRPSSDCRYQNLYITDQYSPNGHSSNLSNQPLVLIKDVGDRKLTICKGHIDHPQVSPESTHSNLIDKAHVEDDPDICIIEDMSHPAPSNRSLMVGNSFVASQGCSIVSGSSTYVGLGSMRHKAKDMDILKVALQDLSQPKSETSPPDGALEVPLLRHQRIALSWMVQKETSSMPCAGGILADDQGLGKTISTIALILTERPPPIIACPNVRHELETLNLDEDDDILSEHDRPKQEFSHQVSPSKNATICKNTSVQAKGRPAAGTLVVCPTSVLRQWADELHNKVSSKTNLSVLVYHGSNRTKDPCELAKYDVVLTTYSIVSMEVPKQSAVDEEDDEKHNTEDQVILPMQFPSSKKRKNFSGSDKKHSKNKKGMDNETFESVARPLAKVRWFRVVLDEAQSIKNHKTQVARACWGLRAKRRWCLSGTPIQNAIDDLYSYFRFLKYDPYAAYKSFCLSIKVPINKNPSKGYKKLQAILKTIMLRRTKGTLLDGQPIVTLPPKQVELKKVDFTEEERDFYSKLEADSRAQYEEYAAAGTVKQNYVNILLMLLRLRQACDHPLLVKPYDSKSLWRSSVDVAKKLPRDKQIYLLSCLEASLAICGICNDPPEDAVVSECGHVFCKQCILEHLSGDDTQCPTAGCKVRLSASSLFSKSSFSISQSDQLGENNSVVGSGSTFGDSVEPSSSDTYESSKIKAALEVLTSLAKPKESSSRNSPVQLAPDVASEKSTDAPSTEMHPEIPECQDSATNKSSCEPIKMSGEKAIVFSQWTGMLDLLEACLKNSSIQYRRLDGTMSVLARDKAVKDFNNLPEVSVMIMSLKAASLGLNMIVACHVLLLDLWWNPTTEDQAIDRAHRIGQTRTVKVLRLTVRDTVEDRILALQQKKREMVSSAFGEDEAGGRQTRLTVEDLNYLFMM